The Stegostoma tigrinum isolate sSteTig4 chromosome 41, sSteTig4.hap1, whole genome shotgun sequence genome has a window encoding:
- the LOC125448598 gene encoding probable G-protein coupled receptor 139, which translates to MVQPLKAIDWTVTEFNENPKETGWHVATMNRSLSAAFYHLSTRYDELPLKFRIKYVLRVIQAIYYPILAIVGLTANIATIIILSQRKCGLSRWITRYLVAMSVADLLVVILDLMLRHIPIVFKKHFIFLKSVPLCNMHAVLLYTAIDCSVWFTVAFTFDRFVVVCCHKLKSKYWTERTVVAILVSLTVFSGLKNIFWYFMFTGLYRLHKEPWFCDVSKGVRFSLFWGCIEIVHYIFTPIVPFFIILLLNAFTGKYVLMNTNVRKRLWSQCKVRKVKDTELENRRRSIILLFLISANLILLWSPLLISTFWTRMNLLGYAVWLNQFWRDIGFMLQLLSCCTNTCIYVVTQKMFRKQLKNVLLYLFTAKLQVIQ; encoded by the exons ATGGTTCAGCCACTGAAAGCAATAGATTGGACTGTCACGGAATTTAATGAGAATCCCAAAGAAACAGGTTGGCATGTTGCCACAATGAACAGAAGTCTCAGCGCAGCATTTTACCATCTTTCTACACGCTACGATGAATTGCCCTTAAAATTTCGAATCAAATACGTGCTTCGGGTTATTCAAGCAATTTACTACCCCATACTCGCGATCGTTGGTCTCACTG CTAACATTGCAACGATTATCATCCTGTCTCAAAGAAAATGTGGTCTCTCCCGATGGATTACACGTTACCTGGTGGCCATGTCAGTGGCAGATTTACTCGTTGTAATCCTAGATCTGATGTTGAGACATATTCCAATTGTTTTTAAGAAGCATTTTATTTTCCTAAAGTCTGTCCCTTTGTGTAATATGCATGCTGTCTTGTTATATACAGCTATTGATTGTTCCGTATGGTTCACTGTTGCTTTCACTTTTGATCGTTttgtagttgtttgttgccaCAAGCTGAAAAGCAAATACTGGACTGAGAGAACAGTGGTTGCAATTCTTGTATCACTGACTGTTTTCAGTGGCTTGAAgaatattttctggtatttcatgtttACAGGTTTGTATCGGCTTCATAAAgaaccctggttttgtgatgtatcAAAAGGTGTTCGGTTCTCATTGTTCTGGGGTTGCATTGAGATTGTCCATTATATATTCACCCCAATTGTCCCATTTTTCATAATTCTGCTATTAAACGCATTCACAGGAAAATATGTTTTAATGAACACCAATGTCCGCAAGAGACTCTGGTCGCAGTGCAAGGTCAGGAAAGTAAAAGATACGGAGTTGGAAAATAGAAGAAGATCCATAATTTTactcttcctcatctctgctAATTTGATCCTATTGTGGTCACCGTTGTTGATTTCTACATTTTGGACACGGATGAATTTATTGGGGTATGCTGTATGGCTTAATCAATTTTGGCGAGATATTGGTTTCATGTTGCAACTTCTGAGCTGTTGCACAAATACTTGTATTTATGTTGTGACACAGAAAATGTTTCGAAAGCAGTTGAAGAATGTTCTATTGTACTTATTTACTGCAAAACTCCAAGTCATCCAATGA